From Mercenaria mercenaria strain notata chromosome 17, MADL_Memer_1, whole genome shotgun sequence, the proteins below share one genomic window:
- the LOC123537317 gene encoding uncharacterized protein LOC123537317: MELCKIILILTLTRHSYCGYTGYNILLWLSSDENVAPSDVWRDSSSTYNNGTNTTVNKLLKTDTRGYRNTFIDNWSSNPPDITRVTYRNKDGTIIFRVKFNSAGFSHTDWYNVSKARGGKWPALSYEFNHSYTSYSVGFTMSENSLDVLRYNAASLKLANGTVAFIVGEGRNFALLPASHTAPDDCYASYKDSNPFSVNITKTNISHIYCSAFCRERNYLHGGVHGETCSCLDAAASGPTLTACTEPCAGNSEEMCGGDLPPATIFNAVNTDIDASQFDQPLILMNEVQVNGETEEISYDWPIHLYGFNVTISPINLPASIRMSLHYRSQPCNGNNTWNSTYQKTFSVAAADSYSIFEIEPLFVQCVYISLYDNYTNNATTFPINMTTITIAKQSFVTAQFFTIEASWRTGIGIN; this comes from the exons ATGGAATTATGTAAAATCATCTTAATTTTGACACTTACAAGACATTCATATTGTGGATATACAG GTTACAACATATTGCTATGGCTGAGCAGTGACGAAAATGTGGCACCTTCTGATGTCTGGAGAGACTCTAGCAGTACCTATAATAATGGCACAAACACGACGGTGAATAAATTGTTGAAGACAGATACAAGAGGATATAGGAATACATTTATTGACAACTGGTCTAGCAATCCGCCTGATATT ACAAGAGTGACTTACAGAAATAAAGATGGCACCATTATATTCAGAGTAAAGTTTAACTCGGCAGGATTCTCACATACAGACTGGTACAATGTGTCAAAAGCGAGGGGAGGGAAATGGCCTGCGTTGTCATACGAATTTAACCATTCCTACACAAG TTACAGCGTAGGCTTTACCATGTCAGAAAACAGTCTGGATGTACTACGGTACAATGCAGCTAGCTTGAAACTGGCCAATGGGACCGTTGCTTTTATAGTTGGTGAAGGGCGAAATTTCGCACTGTTACCAGCTTCACATACAG CACCAGATGATTGTTATGCATCATACAAAGACTCTAACCCGTTTTCAGTAAACATTACAAAGACAAATATATCGCACATTTACTGTTCGGCTTTTTGTCGCGAGAGGAACTATCTACATGGCGGTGTTCAT GGTGAAACATGTTCGTGTCTGGATGCGGCTGCTAGTGGACCTACATTGACAGCATGTACTGAACCTTGTGCAGGGAACTCTGAAGAAATGTGTGGAGGGGATCTACCTCCAGCTACAATTTTCAACGCCGTTAACACAGATA ttgATGCGTCACAATTTGATCAACCATTAATACTGATGAATGAAGTACAAGTAAACGGAGAGACTGAG GAAATATCGTATGACTGGCCAATACACCTGTATGGCTTCAATGTGACAATATCACCTATCAACTTGCCTGCATCTATCCGCATGAGTCTTCATTATCGTTCACAACCATGTAATGGAAATAACACGTGGAATTCTACATACCAAAAG ACTTTCAGTGTTGCTGCTGCAGATTCATATAGCATATTTGAGATTGAGCCTCTGTTTGTACAGTGTGTTTACATCTCTCTCTACGATAATTACACAAACAATGCGACAACCTTTCCAATTAATATGACAACAATAACCATTGCAA AACAAAGTTTTGTAACGGCCCAGTTCTTCACTATTGAGGCTTCGTGGCGGACAGGTATAGGAATAAACTAA